The genomic window AAGTCGAGCGCGATGCCGGCGAGCATCGCCTGCACCCAGCTCCATCCCATGAGGATCACGACGTTCGCGCTCACCGGCAGCAGGCTGCCGCGCGTGCCGAACGGGCCGCGGGTCAGGGCCATGGTGGGCAGGCCGGTGCGCGTGCCGATGTTGCCGACGGTGACGAGCACCACGGCGCCGATGAGGGTGCCGACGACGATGAGCAGGATCGCGAGGCCGTAGTCGACGCCCGGCACGAACAGCGTGCCCGTGAGCAGGGTCGTGACGACGAGGTTGGCGGCGAGCCAGATCATGCCGATGCGCAGCAGCGAGAACTCGCCGGCGACGGGGCCGGCGTCATCCGAGTTGCGTTCGAGTCGTTGCTCGAGGCGGGTGTAGAGCGACATTGCTGTTCTCCTCGGTGAAGGGTGGGGGTGTCAGGCGGCGTCGGCCGCGGGCATGGGGGAGAGGTGCTCGTGCACGGCGATGAGGCCGCGGGTCGCGTCGGTGCGGAACACGATGGTCTCGCGCTCGCGATAGGAGTCGGGGCCGTCCGGAGTCTCGACGGCGGTCTCGACCGAGTGGCTGAAGATGGCGCCGCCGGGGAAGGGCTGCACGCGCCGGTCGCTCGACGTGCACGAGACGACGCGCCATCCGCTCGCAACCCAGTCGGCCCAGAGCCGCTCGTACGCGGCCCGGTCGTCGAGGCGCTCGGGCTCGGTGTGGAACACGAACATCGCGTCGGGCGCGAAGGTCGCGAAGTAGCGGGGGCCGTCGGTCGCGGCGAAGGCGTCGACGATGGCGGATGCAGCGGCCTCGACCTCCTCGACGCCGGGGGTGCGGTGGTCGGACATCTCGTGGGCTCCTTCGCCTGAGGTGGGTGGGGTGGGGGTGGAGGGGGTCTCGATACGGGCTGCGCCCTACTCGACCACCGGGGTGGATCGCGGGGCCATCGCGCTGAGCAGCTCGTACGCGACGTGGCTCGCGGCGACCGCGGTCAGCTGGGCGTGGTCGTAGGCGGGCGCGACCTCGACGAGGTCGGCGCCGACGATGTTCCGGTCGGCGAGCGCGCGGAGCATCCGGAGCAGCTCGCGGCTCGTGAGACCTCCGGCCTCGGGCGTGCCGGTGCCGGGCGCGTGCGCGGGGTCGAGCACGTCGATGTCGATGGAGATGTACAGGGGTGCGTCGCCGATGCGCGCGCGCAGCCGGTCGATCGCGCTCGCGACGCCGTGCTCCTCGAGGTACTCGCTCGTGATGATCGAGAAGCCCAGCCGCTCGTCGTCCTCGAGGTCGCTCTTGGCGTAGAGCGGGCCGCGGATGCCGACGTGCATGCTCGCGGTGAGGTCGATGAGGCCCTCCTCGCTCGCGCGGCGGAACGGCGTGCCGTGCGTGGTGGGCGCGCCGAAGTAGGTGTCCCACGTGTCGAGGTGGGCATCGAAGTGCAGCACCGCCACGGGGCCGTGCTGGGCGTGCACCGCGCGCAGCAGGGGCAGCGCGATCGTGTGGTCGCCGCCGATCGCGAGGATCCGGCCCGCGCTCGCCTGCAGCTCGCGGGCGCCGGCCTCGACCTGGCGCACGGCCTCGGCGATGTCGAAGGGGTTCACGGCGATGTCGCCGGCGTCGGCGACCTGCTGCGCGCCGAACGGGAAGACGTCCTGTGCGGGGTTGTAGGGGCGCAGCAGGCGCGACGCCTCGCGCACGTGCGCCGGGCCGAAGCGGGCGCCGGGGCGGTAGCTCACGCCCGAGTCGAACGGCACGCCGACGATCGCGACATCCGCTCGGCCGACCTCGTCGAGGCGCGGCAGGCGGGCGAAGGTGGCGATGCCCGCGAACCGCGGCACGACGCTCGCGTCGACGGGTCCGCGTGGGGCGTTGTCGGCAGTGGGTTGCATGGTACGAAACTTCCAGTACTATTGGGGAAACTTGTCCCACACGGTACGCCGATCGACGCGGCTTCGTCAAGAAGGGATCCGATGCGCCCGATCCACCCGTCCGCCGACGCCGGCGGGCCGTTCATCGGAGCCAAGCTCCGCAGCACCCGGATGGCGCAGGGCCTGACCCTCGCCCAGGTCGCCGAGTCCACGGGGCTCAGCAAGGGGTTCCTCAGCCGGCTCGAACGCGACGAGACCTCGCCGAGCGTCGCGACGCTCGTGCAGCTCTGCCAGGTCCTCTCGCTCCCGGTCGGCGCGCTCTTCGCCGAGCCCGAGATCCAGAAGGTCTCGCGGGCGGAGGCGCCGCGCATCAACCTCGGCGGCGTCCACGTCGAGGAGCACCTCATGTCGCCGCGCGGCGAGGAGCGTGTGCAACTGCTGCGCTCCTCCCTCGAGGCCGGCGCGCACGGCGGGCACGAGCTGTACACCGTCAACTGCGATGTCGAGGTGCTGCACGTGATCTCGGGTGCCGTGACCGTGCGCTTCGCCGACCGCGCCATCCGCCTCGACGCGGGCGACGCGCTGACCTTCCCGGGCCGTGAGCCGCACACGTGGGCGGCCGAGGACGACGCGCCGGCCGAGGTGTGCTGGGTGCTCGTGCCCGCGCCCTGGAGCGGCTCGGCCTGAGGCGCACCGCGTCAAGGCCTGTGCAACCGCGCACATGCGGGCCTATCGTCGTGCCATGGTCTTCCGACGCCGGACCCCGCAGGACACGGTCGCCACGCAGGCGAGCGGCATCGCCGACGACCCGGCGGCGCGCGGCACGGGCGGGCCGATCTGGAACGATCGCCTGGGGCGCTGGTCCATCCGGAGCCTCCAGCTGATCATCGTGGCGATCCTCGCGGCCATCGCCGTGTGGGCGCTGCTGCAGGTCACCGTCATCGTGATCCCCGTGCTCGTCGCCGTGATCCTCGCCGCCGCGGCGAGCCCGCTGATCGGATGGCTGCGGCGCCACGGACTCCCGCCGATGCTCGCCGCATGGGTGACCCTGCTCAGCGGCATCATCGTGCTGGGCGCCATCATCACGGCCATCGTCTTCGCCGTCCGGAGCCAGTGGCAGGAGCTCGTGGACTCCGCGACCCAGGGATTCGACGACCTGCTGGGTTGGGTCCAGCGGCTGCCGTTCCCGATCGAGCAGCAGCAGCTCGACGATGCCCGCAACGCCATCGTCGACTTCGTGACGAGCGCCGAGTTCGGCCAGACGGCCCTCACCGGGGTGTCGCGCGTCACCGAGTTCGTCACGGGCCTCGTGCTCATGCTCGTGGTCCTGTTCTTCTTCCTGAAGGACGGCGACCGCATCTGGGAGTTCTTCCTCCGCCCGTACCGCGGCGCCCGGCTCGAGCGCGGCCGGCGCATCGGCGTGACCGGCGTGAAGGTCCTCGGCGGATACATCCGCGGCACGGCCATCGTGGCGTTCGTCGACGCGTTCTTCATCGGCCTCGGGCTCGTCATCCTCCAGGTGCCGCTCGCGCTGCCGCTCGCCGTGATCGTGTTCCTCACGTCGTTCATCCCGATCGTGGGCGCGACCATCGCCGGCATCCTGGCGGCCCTCGTCGCCCTCGTGGCCAACGGGCCCGTCGTCGCGCTCATCGTCGTCGCGATCGTCATCGTGGTCAACCAGCTCGAGGGCGACCTGCTCCAGCCGGTGGTCATGGCCCAGTCGCTCAAGCTCCACCCGCTCGTCATCCTGATCGCGCTGACCGCCGGCAGCCTCCTCGCCGGGGTCGCCGGGGCGGTGCTCGCCGTGCCGCTCACGGCCGTCGGCTGGGCGATCATCAAGGTCTGGGACCACCCCGATCCGTCCCTCGACGAGCGCAAGTCGTACCGGCTCAGGCGGCGTCGGCACTCGGATGCGACCTCCGACGGTCCGGCCGTGCCCGCCGACTCGGCCGGCGGAACGCCCGTCGCCTGATGCGGGCGGCCCCCGCGCTGTTCGCCGCGGCCGCGGCGAGCTACACGGTCAACTGCGCACTCGGCGCGTCGGTCGCGCTCCGGCTGGTCGACACGCGCGACGTCCGCTGGGTGCACCACGCCGTCTACATCGCGACGTGCGCGCTCGCGGGCGCCGCGGCATCGAGCGCGCTGTGGGGTCGCCCCCGAGGTGCGGCGCGTTCGGCCGCCCTCGCGCTGGCGCCCGCCGCCGTGCCGCTCGCGGTGATCCCGTACGCGGGCACGCGCACGACGCGGCATCCGCTCATCGCCCTGGCGGCCGCGCCGTCCTTCGCGCTCGCCGTCATCCGCTCCAGGAGGTAGGACGCATGGAACTGCTCGAGGCCATCCGCCGACGCAAGACCACCAACGGGCCGTTCCTGCCCGATCCCGTCTCGGAGGCGCACCAGCGCACGCTCATCGAGGCCGCCGGGCGCGCGCCCTCCCAGTTGAACAGCCAGCCCTGGCGGTTCGTGCTCATCGAGGAGCGCGCGACCATCGAGGCCATCGCGCGCATCTCGGGCGAGAGCATGACCGAGGCCATGTCGAACGGGACGTTCTTCGAGCGGTACAAGCCGTACTTCCGGTTCAGCCAGGCCGAGATGGAGGAGCAGCGGTCGGGCATGCTCTTCGACCGGCTGCCCGCCGCGCTGCGTCCGTTCACCGCGCAGGTGTTCACCACGCGCGGCCAGAAGCTCATGAACACCTTCGGCGTGCCGAAGACCCTCGGCGAGGAGAACCGCAAGCTCGTCGCCGGCTCGCCCCTGCTCATGGGCGTCATGCTCGACCGCGCGGAGTACCGCCCCGGTCAGCTCTCGTCGTTCTACTCGGTGTTCAGCATGGGCGCCGCGATGGAGAACGTGTGGCTCACGACCGTCGAGCTCGGCATGGGCATCCAGTTCATCTCGTTCCCCATGGAGGTGCCCGGGCGCTGGGAGGAGATCGTGCGGCTGCTGCGCGTGCCCGACGAGCTCGAGCTCATGGCCGTGTACCGGCTCGGCTACGTACCCGTCGAGCAGCGCCGTCCGGCGATCGACTGGGTCAGCCACGAGCGAAAGCTGCCGTCGCAGGTCGTGTTCCGCGAGACCTGCGAGACCCCGCAGGCCGGATGGGACGAGCCGCTGCGCTGATCGCGGCGTCAGGATGGAGCGGCGAGGTGCCGCTCGAGCGCGTCGAGCACGCCGAGCTGGCCCTTCACGAGGAGCGTGCGCGCGTCCGCGGCATCCGCCCACCGCACCTCGTCGACCTCGGGGAACTCGGCCGTACGGCCCGAGCGCGGCGGCCACTCGAGCTCGAAGGTGCCCGGCTCGAAGCCGTCGAGCTCGAATCCCGGCGCCTCGCCCGCGAAGACGTGCAGGAGCTTGCCCGACGCGTACCGCACCGTGCCGAGGTCGGCGTAGTCGATGTCGGGCGCGGGCAGGCCGAGCTCCTCCGCGAACTCGCGCAGGGCCGCCTCGCGCGGCGGCTCGCCCGGCTCCATCTCGCCCTTCGGGATCGACCACGCGTGCTCGCGCTTGCGCGCCCAGAACGGGCCGCCCATGTGCGCGACGAGCACCTGGAGGGGCGCGCGCCGGTAGAGCAGCACGCCCGCGCTGGTCACCGGCACGGTCGGGTCCGGGACGGCCCGTCGGCCGCCGCGGCGATGCCGACCGTCACGGGCGGGGCGACCTCGCGAACACCCACAGGCACACGGCCAGGCCGAGGCCGCCGATCGCCATGATCGCCGCAATGGCCCCCCAGAGCACGGTTTCGATCGACATGCGCACCTCCGTGTGTCAGCTGGCCTCATTCTGCCCGCGGAGCGGCCCGGCGCGCCAGCGCGCCGCGCGGGGTTGCCCCGACGCCGTCCGTCGCTAACGTGGGAGCAGGCGGAAGGGGACGGCGATGGCGAAGGTGCTCATCATCGGGGGTCACGGGCGGGTCGCGCTGCAGGTCGAGCGGCTGCTCGCGGAGCGCGGCGACGAGGTCGATGCGGTCATCCGGAATCCCGACCATGCGGCCGACGTCGCGGCCGCCGGCGCGAATCCGGTCGTCGCCGACGTCGAGACGCTCGAGACCGACGCGCTCGCCGAGCTCATCGCCGGGCACGACGCCGTCGTGTGGTCGGCCGGCGCGGGCGGCGGCGACCCTGCGCGCACCCGATCGGTCGACCACGATGCGGCCGTGCGGTCGATGGACGCGGCGCGGCGCGCCGGCGTGCGCCGGTACGTCATGGTGTCGTACTTCGGCTCACGGGTCGACCACCGGGTGCCGGCCGACAGCGCGTTCCGGCACTACGCCGACGCGAAGGCCGACGCCGACGAGCACCTGCGGGCGTCGGGCCTCGAGTACACGATCCTCGGTCCGTCGACGCTCTCCGACGGGCCGGGCGTCGGCGCGATCGACTCGAGCGGCGAGGAGAGCCGCGACGTCGACCGGGCGGATGTCGCAGCGGTCGTGGTCGCGGCCCTCGACGAGCCGAGCACGGTCGGGCGCACCATCCGGTTCAACCGCGGCGAGACGCCGATCGCCGAGGCCCTCCGCGCCTGATCACGAGGTGAACGGCACGCTCCCGGCGCTGCAGTACGAGCCGGGCGAGTGCACGAGGTGCGCGATGCGCAGCTCCGCCTCGTCGTCGTCGGAGACGGCCGGCGCGAGCGCCGGGTCGATGTTCCACGCGAACGGCTCGGCCTCGGGGTTCGCGCGTGCGTGCTCGCGGAGCGCGACGGGCAGCAGGCGCAGGCGCCGGTCGATCCACTCGGCGTCCCACGGCCCCTCGGCGAGGATCTGCTCGGCGGCACGGAACTCGTAGTAGATGGTCCGGCGGAGCCGATTGCCCGTGACGGCCTCCGAGCCGTGGACCACCATCACGTCGTGCACGAGCACGTCGCCCGGCTCGAGCTCGACCTGGATGACGCCGGGCGCGTCCCAGCCGAACTCCTCCTGCAGCTGGCACACGTCGACCGGGGCGAGGTGCGAGCCGGGAGCGACGCGCAGGGCGCCTTCGCCCGCGCGCGATGCGTCGAGGTAGACGTCGACGTTCAAGATGCGGTGGGTGCGCGGGTGCACGGCGTCCTGGTGCCAGTCGATCGCCGCGCCGTCGCCCTCGTCCTTGAACACGAGCGACTCGTAGGTGGGCACGAAGTCCGGCCCGGCGAGGCTCTCGGCGATGCCGAGCACCGCGGGACTGCCGAGCAGCTCGAGCGAGGCGGCGCGGCCCTTGCCGTGCAGGTAGTCGACGCGGAACATGCGGCGCTCGCCGCCGCGGGCCGCCCACTGGTAGTCGGCGGCTGCGGGGTCGTCCTCGGCGAGGGCGCGTCCGTCGGCGATCCAGCCCTCGGCCGCGTCCTGCAACCGCGCGAGCAGGTCCGCGGGGATCCGGCCCCGCAGCACGAGGTAGCCGTGATCGTCGAAGAAGCGCACCTGCTCGGGCGTGAGGTGGTGCGGTGCGTTCGCGGGCGCGGCTGCGGGTGCGGGTGCCGGCGCGGATGTCGCGGCGAGCGCGGACGGTTCGGCGATGGTCATGGCGGTCGGTCCTTCCGTTCGGTGGGTCGCGTCCTACGCTAGGCCGGAGGATCGCGCAGGACTTCCCACTCGGTATGCGACAATTCCGGGATCATGAGCAGCACTGAGGCAGCGCCCCGGCACGGCGTCGGTTCCTTCGGTCTGTCCTGCTGGCGCGGCGCACCCGCCGCGATGACCGTCGCGCATCGGCACGACGACCTCGAGTTCAACCTGTCGCCCGACCCGCTCGAGTACCTCGTCGACGGGCGCACGGTGCGCATCCCGCCCCGCACGCTCGCCCTGTTCTGGGCGGCGCGCCCGCACCGGCTCGTGACCGACGCGTCGCGCGGCCACGTCTCGTGGCTGACGGTGCCGCTCGGGACCGCGCTCGGCTGGTCGCTGGCGGGCGGGCTCGTCCCGCGGCTGCTCACCGGGGCGGTCCTCATGATCCCGGAGCGGCCGGGCCTCGGCCTCGACGGGCTCGTCGGCGTCTGGGCGGCCGAGCTCGCGGCGGGCGGCGAGGCCCGACGAGCGGCCACCGCCGAGATCGAGGGGTTCGCGCGACGCGCCGCGCTCGCCGCCGAGGCGGGCGCCGACGGCGCCGCCTCCGTCGCCGCCGGCGCGACTCGGCCCGATGTCGCGTCGATGGCGGCGTGGATCTCGGAGCACGCGGCCGAGGACCTCCGCATCGACGACGTGGCGCGGCACGCGCACCTCGCCCCGCAGTACGCGATGACCGTGTTCCGGCGCGCACTCGGCATCACGATCGGGGAGTACCTCGCGCAGTGCCGCGTCGCGCGCGCCCAGCACCTGCTGCTGACGACCGACCTGCCGGTGCCCGACGTGGGCCACGCGGCGGGGTTCCGGTCGCAGAGCCAGTTCTACGCGCGCTTCCGCGAACGCTGCGGCGAGCCGCCGGCGGCCTATCGTCGTCGCCTGCGTCCCTGAACGGCGCGGACGCCTCGTCGAGCCCGCTGCGGCTCAGGCGGACTCGCGCCAGACGACCTCGCAGTCGAGGCTCGTCTCGGCGGGCGCCTCCTCGCCGCGGAGGCGCGCGAGCACGAGGCGCGCGGCCTCGGCGCCCAGGCCCGCGGCCGGCTGGCGCACCGTCGAGAGCGGCGGAGTCGTGCGGCGGGCCCACGCGCTGTCGTCGAAGCCGACGACGCCGACGTCCTCGGGCACGCGGCGCCCGGCCGCCTTCAGCGCCTCGATCGCGCCGGCGGCGACCGCATCGGATGCCGCGAACACGCCGTCGAGGTCGGGCGCACGCTCGAGCAGCCGGCGCATCCCGTCGCGGCCCGACGAGTAGGCGTACAGCGGCACGGGTTCGACCAGGGTCTCGTCGAACCGCTCGCCGAGCGCCTCCCGGAACCCGGCGAGCCGGTCGGCACCCGAGTCGCGGTCGAGCGCGGCGGCGATCATGCCGATGCGGCGCCGGCCGGTCGCCGCGAGGCGCTCGGTGATCGCCCGCGCCGCGCCGCGGTTGTCGATGACGACGAACGAGGCGGTGCTCGCCGCGCCGGGCGGGTGACCGACATAGGCGGCGGGCACGTGCAGGCGCTCGACGACGCGCGTGATGGGGTCGTCGGCTCGGGCCGAGACGATGATGACGCCGTCGACGAGGCCGCCGGAGAGGTAGCGCGCGACCCGGTCGGTGTCGCGCTCGGAGTCGACGATGAGCACGGCCATCTGGTGGTCGGCCTCGGAGAGCCGGGAGTTCGCGCCGAGGAGGATCTCGCCGATGTTCGGGTCCTCGACGAACAGCGAGTGGGGCTCGTGCACGATGAAGCCGACCGCCTGGGTGCGCTGCATGACGAGGTTGCGCGCCGCGGTGTTGGGCACGTAGCCGACCTTGGCGATGGCCGCCTCGATGGCGTCGCGGGCGGAGGCGGAGACGTAGCGCTCGCCGTTGACGTAGCGGCTCACGGTGCCGCGGGAGACGCCCGCCTCGACCGCGACGTCGTGCACCGTGGCACGCTTCGGGCGGGCGGATCGGGTGGCCATGCGACTCACTGTATCGGCACGGGGTGTTGACAGGACGAGGACGCGCTGCCATTCTGTGTACGTTCACAGAAATCGCCCGAGGCATCCGCTCAGGCGAAACTGTGCACGTTCACAGAATCAATGACGATCACCGGGAGCACCGTGGACCACCCCGCGACGACGCTGGCGCCGATCCCGCCGCAGCAGGCCGAGCCTGCCCCCGCCGCGGGTCGCCCCCGATTCGAGCACCAGGGGATCGCGTTCGGGTGCGACTACAACCCCGAGCAGTGGGATCCCGCCGTCTGGCGCGAGGACGTCGCGCTCATGCGCGAGGCGGGCGTCGACCTCGTCGCGATCAACATCTTCGGCTGGGCCGCGCTCCAGGGCCCCGACGGCCGATACGACTTCTCCGCGCTCGACGAGGTCGTCGAGCTGCTCCACGGCGCCGGCATCCGCATCAACCTCGGGACGGCCACCGCGTCGCCCCCGCCGTGGCTGACGGCGCGCCACCCCGAGATCCTCCCCGTCATGGAGGACGGCACGACCCGGTACCCCGGCGGGCGCCAGGCGTGGTGCCCGAGCTCGCCGGTGTTCCGCCGGTACGCGCTCGCGCTCGTCGAGGCCGTGGCCGAGCGGTACGGCGAGCACCCCGCGGTCGAGCTCTGGCACGTCTCCAACGAGCTCGGCTGCCACAACGCGCTCTGCCACTGCGACGAGAGCACGCGGGCGTTCCGACGGTGGCTCCGCGAGCGCCACGGCACGATCGACGAGCTCAACCGGGCGTGGGGCACGAGCTTCTGGAGCCAGCGCTACACCGACTGGGACGAGATCCTCACCCCGAAGCTCACGATCTCGAGCCGGAACCCCGGCCAGGTCCTCGACTTCCAGCGGTTCTCCTCCGACGAGCTCCTCGGCTACTACCGGGCCGAGGCCGAGGCGATCCGCCGGCACAGCGCGCTGCCGATCACGACGAACTTCATGGTCACCGCGCACATCCGCAACCTCGACTACTGGACCTGGGCGCCCGAGATGGACGTCGTCGCGAACGACCACTACCTCGACCACCGCCTGGGCGAGCCCCGCACCGAGCTCGCGTTCGCCGCCGACCTCACGCGCGGCCTCGCGGGCGGCGGACCCTGGCTGCTCATGGAGCACTCGACCGGCTCGGTCAACTGGCAGCCCGTGAACCTCGCCAAGGAACCGGGCCAGCTGCTGCGCAACTCGCTCACCCACGTCGCGCGCGGGGCCGACGCCGTGTGCTTCTTCCAGTGGCGGGCCTCGCTGCAGGGCTCGGAGAAGTTCCACTCCGCGCTCGTGCCGCACGCGGGCACCGACTCGGCGCTCTGGCGCGAGGTCGGCGAGCTCGGCCGCATCGTCGGCGCCCTCGACGAGGTCGCGGGCAGCCGCGTCCACGCCGACGTCGCCCTGCTGTTCTCGTGGGAGTCCTGGTGGGCGTCCGACGCCGAGACCCGCCCGACGCACGCGATCGAGTACCTCGACCAGGTGCACGCGCTCTACGGCGCGCTCCACGACCTCGGCGTGAGCGTCGACGTCGTGCGGCCCGGCGCCGACCTCACCGGCTACCGGCTCGTGGTCGTGCCGGGCCTCTACCTCGTGCGCGACGCCGACGCCGCCGCGCTCGACGCGGCCGTGGCATCCGGCGCCCACGCCCTCGTCACGTTCTACAGCGGCATCGTCGACGAGCACGACCGCGTGCGGCCCGGCGGATACCCGGGGGCCTGGCGCGACCTGCTCGGCATCCGGGTCGAGGAGTTCGCCCCCGTGCTCCCGGGCACCGGGCTCGCCCTCGAGTCCGGCGCCCGCGCCTCGCTGTGGGCCGACCGGCTCGAGGCGACGGATGCCGCGGTGCTCGACCGCTTCGCCGACGGGCCCGCCGCCGGCGGCCCCGCGGTCACGCGGCGGCAGGGCGTCGACGGTGCGGGGGACGCGTGGTACCTCGGCACGCTGCTCGAGCGCGAGGGCCTGCGCGACCTCGTCGCGAGGGCCGTCGACGGCGCGGGCGCGACCCGCGAGCCGGGCGCCTCGGCCGAGGTCGAGGTCACGCGTCGCACCGACGGCGAGCGCACCTGGCGCTTCGTCGTGAACCACGGCTCCGCCGACGTCGAGGTCGACGCGCGCGGCGCCGAACTCGTGACCGGTTCCGCGGTCGACGGGCGCCTCACGGTGCCCGCCGGCGCGGTCCGGGTGATCAGAGAGGAGGGCGCGGCATGACCGCATCCGCGACCACACCCACGGCCGCACGGGTCGCCGTGCAGGAGGACCGGGGCCGAAGGGGCACGACGCGACGCCGTCGCGTGCAGCACCCCTGGGCGATCGTGGCCTTCGTCGCCCCCTTCGCCGTGATGTTCGTGCTGTTCTACCTCGTGCCGATCGCCGTCGCGATCTGGCAGTCGATGCTCGTCGTCGAGCGCGAGGGCACGTACGGCGCCGCGACCGAGGTGTTCGGCGGCTTCCAGCAGTACGCGCTCGTGTTCCAGAACGAGGCGTTCTGGACCTCGGTCGTGCGCGTGCTGGTGTTCGGCATCGTGCAGGTGCCCGTGATGCTCGGGCTCGCGCTGCTGTTCGCGCTGCTGCTCGACTCGCCCCTCATCCGCGGCAAGAAGTTCTTCCGACTGGCGTTCTTCGCACCGTACGCGGTGCCGGGCGTGATCGCGGCCATCATGTGGGGCTTCCTGTACTCGCCGAACCTCTCGCCGTTCGAGGCGCTCACGAGCCAGGTCAACCTGCTCTCGGCCGACTTCGTGCTGTGGGCGATCGCGAACGTCGTGACCTGGGTCTTCGTCGGCTACAACATGCTGATCATCTACTCCACCCTCCTCGCGATCCCGCAGGAGATCTACGAGGCGGCGCGCATCGACGGGGCCGGACAGGCGCGCATCGCCTGGTCGATCAAGATCCCGCTCGTGCGGCCGGCGCTCGTGCTCACCGCGGTGCTCTCGATCATCGGCACGCTCCAGCTCCTGGCCGAGCCGCAGACGTTCCGCTCGTTCAGCTCCGCGGTGACGAGCACCTACACGCCGAACATGACGATCTACGCCACGAGCTCCATCCCGAACGTGTCGCTCGCGGCCGCGTTCTCGGTCGTGCTCGCGCTGGCCACGTTCATCCTCTCGTTCACGTTCCTGCGACTCACCCGACGGAAGGGAGCGGGCGAATGAGCACCGCGATCGGCTCGGACGCGACCTCGGCCTCCCCGGCCGTCAACCCGAAGGGCGAGGCCCGCAGCGGCGGAGCGCCCGCGAGCGGGCGCGGCCCGCGCGAGAGCCTCCTCTCGCGCGGCGGCGCGATGCTCGTCATGGCGATCTTCACGCTGTACTTCCTCGTGCCGATCTGGTGGCTGCTCGTGGCCTCCAGCAAGGACCGCGGGCAGCTGTTCAGCACGAACCCGCTCTGGTTCGCCGACTTCAAGCTGTTCGAGAACATCGCCAACCTGTTCGCCTACCGCGACGGCGTGTACCTCAAGTGGCTGCTGAACAGCCTGCTCTACGCGGGGCTGGGCGCCGTCGTGGCGACGCTGCTCGCCTCGATGTGCGGGTACGCGCTCGCGAAGTACCGTTTCCCCGGTCGGGAGACGATCTTCAACGTCGTGCTCGGCGGCGTGCTCGTGCCCGCGACCGCGCTCGCACTGCCCCTGTTCCTGCTGTTCAGCCGCGTGCAGCTGACCGACACGTTCTGGGCCGTCTTCCTGCCGAGCGTCGTGAGCCCCTTCGGCGTGTACCTCTCGCGCGTGTTCGCCGAGGCATCCGTGCCCGACGAACTGCTCGAGGCGAGCCGGCTGGATGGCGCGGGCGAGCTGCGCACGTTCTTCACCGTCTCGATCCGGCTCATGTTCCCGGCGCTCGTCACGGTGTTCCTGTTCCAGTTCGTGACCATCTGGAACAACTTCTTCCTGCCGCTCATCATGCTGCGCAGCGAGGAGCTGTTCCCCGTCACCTACGGGCTCTACGCCTGGAACTCGACCATCAACCAGTTCCCCGAGCTGCGCACCTTCGTGCTCGTCGGCTCGCTGCTCTCGATCATCCCGCTGATCATCACGTTCCTGCTGCTTCAGCGCTACTGGCGCACGGGCCTCGGCTCCGGCTCGCTGAAGTAGACACCCCGCCCGGGGGCATCCGGGTCGAACCACCACCGAGAAGAGGAAACCCATGCGTCACACGAAACGAGCGGTCACCGCAGCCCTGCTCACCTCAGCAGCGCTCGCCCTCACGGGCTGCGCCGCGGGTTCGGACACGTCCGGCGGCGACGCCGCGGCGGCGTCGTGCGAGCCGGCCGGCGAGGACGTCACGCTCACCTTCACCAGCTGGATCCCCGGCATCGAGGATGCGGTCGCGATGTGGAACGAGGAGAACCCGGACATCCAGGTCGAGGTGCAGACCGGGCCGTCGGGCAACGCCGGCACGTACCAGAACTTCTTCAACCAGCTCGAGGCGGGCAACGCGCCCGACCTCGGCCAGATCGAGTACGACGCGCTGCCGAACTTCCGCGTGCAGGACGGCCTCGAGAACCTCGCCGCGTGCGAGGACGTCGTCGCGGCGAA from Agromyces aurantiacus includes these protein-coding regions:
- a CDS encoding nitroreductase family protein yields the protein MELLEAIRRRKTTNGPFLPDPVSEAHQRTLIEAAGRAPSQLNSQPWRFVLIEERATIEAIARISGESMTEAMSNGTFFERYKPYFRFSQAEMEEQRSGMLFDRLPAALRPFTAQVFTTRGQKLMNTFGVPKTLGEENRKLVAGSPLLMGVMLDRAEYRPGQLSSFYSVFSMGAAMENVWLTTVELGMGIQFISFPMEVPGRWEEIVRLLRVPDELELMAVYRLGYVPVEQRRPAIDWVSHERKLPSQVVFRETCETPQAGWDEPLR
- a CDS encoding AI-2E family transporter: MVFRRRTPQDTVATQASGIADDPAARGTGGPIWNDRLGRWSIRSLQLIIVAILAAIAVWALLQVTVIVIPVLVAVILAAAASPLIGWLRRHGLPPMLAAWVTLLSGIIVLGAIITAIVFAVRSQWQELVDSATQGFDDLLGWVQRLPFPIEQQQLDDARNAIVDFVTSAEFGQTALTGVSRVTEFVTGLVLMLVVLFFFLKDGDRIWEFFLRPYRGARLERGRRIGVTGVKVLGGYIRGTAIVAFVDAFFIGLGLVILQVPLALPLAVIVFLTSFIPIVGATIAGILAALVALVANGPVVALIVVAIVIVVNQLEGDLLQPVVMAQSLKLHPLVILIALTAGSLLAGVAGAVLAVPLTAVGWAIIKVWDHPDPSLDERKSYRLRRRRHSDATSDGPAVPADSAGGTPVA
- a CDS encoding YybH family protein, whose protein sequence is MSDHRTPGVEEVEAAASAIVDAFAATDGPRYFATFAPDAMFVFHTEPERLDDRAAYERLWADWVASGWRVVSCTSSDRRVQPFPGGAIFSHSVETAVETPDGPDSYRERETIVFRTDATRGLIAVHEHLSPMPAADAA
- a CDS encoding NUDIX domain-containing protein, with amino-acid sequence MPVTSAGVLLYRRAPLQVLVAHMGGPFWARKREHAWSIPKGEMEPGEPPREAALREFAEELGLPAPDIDYADLGTVRYASGKLLHVFAGEAPGFELDGFEPGTFELEWPPRSGRTAEFPEVDEVRWADAADARTLLVKGQLGVLDALERHLAAPS
- the speB gene encoding agmatinase, translated to MQPTADNAPRGPVDASVVPRFAGIATFARLPRLDEVGRADVAIVGVPFDSGVSYRPGARFGPAHVREASRLLRPYNPAQDVFPFGAQQVADAGDIAVNPFDIAEAVRQVEAGARELQASAGRILAIGGDHTIALPLLRAVHAQHGPVAVLHFDAHLDTWDTYFGAPTTHGTPFRRASEEGLIDLTASMHVGIRGPLYAKSDLEDDERLGFSIITSEYLEEHGVASAIDRLRARIGDAPLYISIDIDVLDPAHAPGTGTPEAGGLTSRELLRMLRALADRNIVGADLVEVAPAYDHAQLTAVAASHVAYELLSAMAPRSTPVVE
- a CDS encoding helix-turn-helix domain-containing protein, with translation MRPIHPSADAGGPFIGAKLRSTRMAQGLTLAQVAESTGLSKGFLSRLERDETSPSVATLVQLCQVLSLPVGALFAEPEIQKVSRAEAPRINLGGVHVEEHLMSPRGEERVQLLRSSLEAGAHGGHELYTVNCDVEVLHVISGAVTVRFADRAIRLDAGDALTFPGREPHTWAAEDDAPAEVCWVLVPAPWSGSA
- a CDS encoding SDR family oxidoreductase → MAKVLIIGGHGRVALQVERLLAERGDEVDAVIRNPDHAADVAAAGANPVVADVETLETDALAELIAGHDAVVWSAGAGGGDPARTRSVDHDAAVRSMDAARRAGVRRYVMVSYFGSRVDHRVPADSAFRHYADAKADADEHLRASGLEYTILGPSTLSDGPGVGAIDSSGEESRDVDRADVAAVVVAALDEPSTVGRTIRFNRGETPIAEALRA